A region from the Pseudomonas sp. KU26590 genome encodes:
- a CDS encoding HDOD domain-containing protein — protein sequence MMTDVEALAVPRVLIAEADPWAREMLNELVLDVRCDAQLDICSNGREAIELMSGFIPDLVIASRELPGVDGLSLLRGLRQLRRQPPVRFILLSSRSDSASVREAVQLAPTAYLTKPLNMEGLRHRLETLLLQDGAQVACAVPALAPGVGLDAFLEKRREVADGGPLFVDVRAAVASSRGASGVDLTLLEQALTHDPHVTALLIAAANSASHHQGKPVQTLGQALAVLGATQSVNLVQGLALKRGAVLTDAALLLHATEIWEVSQRTADCARTLARKLDLDHQRCYCAGLLRGLGELTVLRCLQDWLIAGGALDEATIRRALAQYSASFGSALRTRWRLPLELRELIAAVYQYNTGVFTREVLAMNVAGQMGSLGLEDPLEALAKSKSARLLKVSESDLEGVRSKAVA from the coding sequence ATGATGACCGATGTAGAGGCGCTAGCCGTTCCCCGCGTGTTGATCGCAGAAGCTGACCCTTGGGCTCGCGAGATGCTCAATGAATTGGTCCTGGATGTGCGTTGCGACGCTCAGCTGGACATCTGTTCGAACGGCCGGGAGGCCATAGAACTGATGAGCGGGTTCATCCCGGACCTGGTGATCGCCTCCCGCGAGTTGCCGGGCGTCGATGGCCTGAGTCTGCTGCGCGGGCTGCGGCAGTTGCGTCGCCAGCCGCCGGTTCGTTTCATTCTGTTGAGCAGTCGCAGCGACAGCGCCAGTGTCCGCGAGGCCGTGCAACTGGCGCCCACTGCCTACCTTACCAAACCCCTGAACATGGAAGGGCTGCGCCATCGGCTGGAAACGCTGCTGTTGCAGGACGGCGCGCAGGTTGCCTGTGCGGTGCCTGCGCTGGCGCCGGGTGTCGGGCTGGATGCGTTTCTGGAAAAGCGTCGCGAAGTGGCCGACGGCGGGCCGCTGTTCGTCGACGTGAGGGCGGCGGTGGCCAGCAGTCGCGGGGCGTCGGGTGTGGATCTGACGTTGCTGGAACAGGCGCTGACCCACGACCCCCATGTCACCGCGTTGTTGATTGCCGCCGCCAACAGCGCGTCGCACCATCAGGGCAAGCCCGTGCAGACGTTGGGGCAGGCGCTCGCCGTATTGGGCGCCACCCAAAGCGTCAATCTGGTCCAAGGTCTGGCCCTCAAACGTGGCGCGGTGCTGACGGATGCAGCGTTGTTGTTGCACGCCACCGAAATTTGGGAGGTCTCGCAACGCACCGCCGACTGCGCGCGGACGCTGGCACGCAAGCTGGATCTCGATCACCAGCGCTGTTACTGCGCGGGTTTGCTCAGGGGCCTGGGCGAACTGACGGTGTTGCGTTGTTTGCAGGACTGGTTGATCGCCGGCGGTGCGCTGGATGAGGCAACCATTCGCCGCGCGTTGGCGCAGTATTCGGCCTCGTTCGGCTCGGCGTTGCGCACGCGATGGCGGCTGCCGCTGGAGCTGCGTGAGTTGATCGCGGCGGTATATCAATACAACACCGGCGTTTTTACCCGCGAGGTGTTGGCGATGAATGTGGCGGGACAGATGGGCTCGCTCGGGCTTGAGGACCCGCTGGAGGCACTGGCGAAAAGCAAATCGGCGCGGCTGTTGAAGGTCAGCGAGTCAGATCTGGAAGGGGTGCGCAGCAAGGCGGTGGCTTAG
- a CDS encoding GGDEF domain-containing protein, with the protein MDNQTPHVEIPAAAETLLALMHAQAEVARLSEREQLFSSLLVSVNAVLWAFDWQTQRMIYVSPAYERIFGRSAGLLLADYSEWRDSIYPDDLDYAERSLSEVLEKGSIEDREYRIIRADGQVRWLSDKCFVSHQAEHSQRLIVVGIAEDITEKKHLEDELQRLATTDVLTQSSNRRHFFECAQREFEQARLQGTPMAFLLLDVDDFKLVNDTYGHQEGDLVLQRIAECGRKTLRRGDLFGRIGGEEFAAVFPGCAPEMAAQIAERLQREIQRLSFQCNDKTFGITASQGLTNLGEQDQSLEALYARSDAAMYQAKRQGKNQIVLV; encoded by the coding sequence ATGGACAACCAGACTCCCCACGTTGAGATTCCCGCCGCCGCAGAAACCCTTCTGGCGCTGATGCATGCCCAGGCGGAAGTCGCGCGCCTCAGCGAGCGCGAGCAGCTGTTCAGTTCTCTGCTGGTCAGCGTCAACGCCGTGTTATGGGCGTTCGACTGGCAGACGCAACGCATGATCTATGTCAGCCCCGCCTACGAGCGCATTTTCGGCCGATCCGCCGGTTTGTTGCTTGCCGACTACAGCGAGTGGCGCGACAGCATTTACCCCGACGACCTGGACTACGCCGAGCGCAGCCTGAGCGAAGTGCTCGAAAAGGGCTCCATCGAAGACCGCGAGTACCGCATCATTCGCGCTGACGGCCAGGTCCGCTGGCTGAGTGACAAATGCTTCGTCAGCCATCAGGCCGAGCACAGCCAGCGCCTGATCGTGGTCGGCATCGCCGAAGACATCACCGAGAAGAAGCACCTCGAAGACGAGCTGCAGCGCCTGGCCACCACCGACGTGCTCACCCAGAGCAGCAACCGTCGGCACTTCTTCGAGTGCGCTCAACGCGAGTTCGAGCAGGCACGCTTGCAGGGCACGCCGATGGCGTTCCTGCTGCTGGACGTGGATGATTTCAAGCTGGTCAACGACACCTACGGCCACCAAGAGGGCGATCTGGTGCTGCAACGCATTGCCGAATGCGGGCGCAAGACGCTGCGTCGTGGTGATCTGTTCGGGCGGATTGGCGGGGAAGAGTTCGCCGCCGTGTTCCCAGGCTGTGCGCCGGAAATGGCCGCGCAGATTGCCGAGCGGTTGCAGCGTGAGATTCAGCGCCTGAGCTTTCAGTGCAACGACAAAACCTTCGGCATCACCGCCAGCCAGGGGCTGACCAACCTCGGCGAGCAGGACCAGAGCCTCGAAGCGCTCTACGCACGTTCTGACGCTGCGATGTATCAGGCCAAGCGCCAGGGCAAGAATCAGATTGTGCTGGTGTAA
- the gabD gene encoding NADP-dependent succinate-semialdehyde dehydrogenase: MQLKDSKLFRQQAYINGAWADADSVQTIKVNNPSTNEILGTVPKMGAAETRRAIEAADKALPAWRALTAKERGAKLRRWFELMIENQDDLGRLMTLEQGKPLAEAKGEITYAASFIEWFSEEAKRIYGDVIPGHQPDKRLIVLKQPIGVTAAITPWNFPAAMITRKAGPALAAGCTMVLKPASQTPYSALALAELAERAGIPAGVFSVVTGSAGDIGSELTSNPIVRKLSFTGSTEIGRQLMAECAHDIKKVSLELGGNAPFIVFDDADLDKAVEGAIISKYRNNGQTCVCANRIYVQDAVYDAFAEKLQVAVAKLKVGDGLADGVTTGPLIDEKAVAKVKEHIADALSKGAKVLSGGNSLEGNFFEPTILVNVPKNAAVAKEETFGPLAPLFRFKDEAEVIAMANDTEFGLASYFYAQNLSRVFRVAEALEYGMVGINTGLISNEVAPFGGVKASGLGREGSKYGIEDYLEIKYLCLSI, from the coding sequence ATGCAGCTCAAAGACTCGAAGTTGTTCCGCCAGCAGGCGTACATCAATGGCGCCTGGGCTGATGCCGACAGTGTCCAGACCATCAAGGTCAACAACCCGTCCACCAACGAGATTCTCGGCACCGTGCCGAAGATGGGCGCTGCTGAAACCCGCCGCGCCATCGAGGCCGCTGATAAGGCGTTGCCGGCCTGGCGTGCGCTGACCGCCAAAGAGCGTGGCGCCAAGCTGCGTCGCTGGTTCGAACTGATGATTGAAAACCAGGACGACCTCGGTCGCCTGATGACCCTTGAGCAGGGCAAGCCACTGGCCGAGGCCAAAGGCGAAATCACTTACGCCGCTTCCTTTATCGAGTGGTTTTCCGAAGAGGCCAAGCGCATTTATGGCGACGTGATTCCGGGCCATCAGCCGGACAAGCGCCTGATCGTCCTCAAGCAGCCGATCGGTGTCACCGCGGCGATCACGCCGTGGAACTTCCCCGCGGCCATGATCACCCGCAAGGCCGGCCCCGCGCTGGCGGCAGGCTGCACCATGGTGCTCAAGCCTGCTTCGCAAACTCCGTATTCTGCACTGGCGCTGGCTGAACTGGCCGAGCGCGCGGGTATCCCGGCTGGCGTGTTCAGCGTGGTGACCGGCAGCGCAGGCGATATCGGCAGCGAGCTCACCAGCAACCCGATCGTGCGCAAGCTGTCGTTCACCGGCTCGACTGAGATCGGTCGCCAGTTGATGGCTGAATGCGCCCACGACATCAAGAAGGTGTCGCTGGAGCTGGGTGGCAACGCGCCGTTCATCGTGTTCGACGACGCTGACCTGGATAAGGCCGTTGAAGGCGCGATCATTTCCAAGTACCGCAACAACGGCCAAACGTGCGTGTGCGCCAATCGCATCTACGTGCAGGATGCGGTCTACGACGCTTTCGCCGAGAAGTTGCAGGTTGCCGTCGCCAAGCTGAAAGTGGGTGATGGCTTGGCCGACGGCGTGACCACCGGTCCGTTGATCGACGAAAAAGCCGTGGCCAAGGTCAAGGAACACATCGCTGACGCCTTGAGCAAAGGCGCGAAAGTGCTGAGCGGTGGCAACAGCCTGGAAGGCAACTTCTTCGAACCGACTATCCTCGTCAACGTGCCGAAAAACGCAGCCGTGGCCAAGGAAGAAACCTTCGGTCCGCTGGCACCGCTGTTCCGCTTCAAAGATGAAGCCGAAGTGATCGCCATGGCCAACGACACCGAGTTCGGGCTGGCGTCGTATTTCTACGCGCAGAACCTGAGCCGCGTGTTCCGTGTGGCTGAAGCGCTGGAGTACGGCATGGTGGGCATCAACACCGGTCTGATCTCCAACGAAGTGGCGCCGTTCGGTGGCGTCAAAGCATCCGGTCTTGGCCGTGAAGGCTCCAAGTACGGCATCGAAGATTATCTGGAAATCAAATACCTCTGCCTCAGCATCTGA
- the gabT gene encoding 4-aminobutyrate--2-oxoglutarate transaminase: MSKTNASLMKRREAAVPRGVGQIHPIFAESAKNATVTDVEGNEFIDFAGGIAVLNTGHLHPKIIAAVQEQLTKLTHTCFQVLAYEPYVELCEKVNAKVPGDFAKKTLLVTTGSEAVENAVKIARAATGRAGVIAFTGAYHGRTMMTLGLTGKVVPYSAGMGLMPGGIFRAIYPNELHGVSIDDSIASIERIFKNDAEPKDIAAIIIEPVQGEGGFYVAPKAFMARLRELCDKHGILLIADEVQTGAGRTGTFFAMEQMGVSADLTTFAKSIAGGFPLAGVCGKAEYMDAIAPGGLGGTYAGSPVACAAALAVMEVFEEEHLLDRCKAVGERLVTGLRAIQAKYPVIGEVRALGAMIAVECFENGDTHKPNAAAVAQVIAKARDKGLILLSCGTYGNVLRVLVPLTSPDEQLDKGLKIIEECFAEIA, from the coding sequence ATGAGCAAAACTAACGCATCCCTGATGAAACGCCGCGAAGCTGCAGTCCCACGCGGCGTTGGTCAAATTCACCCGATCTTCGCTGAGTCCGCGAAGAACGCCACCGTCACCGACGTCGAAGGCAACGAGTTCATCGACTTCGCGGGCGGCATTGCGGTACTGAACACCGGTCACCTGCACCCGAAAATCATCGCGGCCGTGCAAGAGCAACTGACCAAGCTCACCCACACTTGCTTTCAGGTGCTGGCGTACGAGCCTTACGTCGAGCTGTGCGAGAAGGTCAACGCCAAGGTGCCGGGCGATTTCGCCAAGAAAACTCTGCTGGTCACCACCGGTTCCGAAGCGGTTGAAAACGCCGTCAAGATCGCCCGCGCCGCGACAGGCCGTGCGGGCGTCATCGCCTTCACCGGTGCTTACCACGGCCGCACCATGATGACCCTGGGTCTGACCGGTAAAGTCGTGCCGTACTCGGCCGGCATGGGCCTGATGCCGGGCGGTATCTTCCGCGCCATCTACCCGAACGAGCTGCACGGCGTCAGCATTGACGATTCGATCGCCAGTATCGAGCGCATCTTCAAGAACGACGCCGAGCCGAAAGACATCGCCGCGATCATCATCGAGCCGGTGCAGGGTGAGGGCGGTTTCTACGTCGCGCCGAAGGCGTTCATGGCGCGTCTGCGCGAACTGTGCGACAAGCACGGCATTCTGCTGATCGCTGACGAAGTGCAGACCGGTGCTGGCCGTACTGGCACCTTCTTCGCCATGGAACAGATGGGCGTGAGCGCCGACCTGACCACCTTCGCCAAATCCATCGCCGGTGGTTTCCCGCTGGCCGGCGTCTGCGGCAAGGCCGAATACATGGACGCCATCGCCCCGGGCGGCCTGGGCGGCACGTACGCCGGCAGCCCGGTCGCGTGTGCTGCTGCGCTGGCGGTGATGGAAGTGTTCGAAGAAGAGCATCTGCTGGATCGTTGCAAAGCCGTTGGCGAGCGTCTGGTCACTGGCCTGCGCGCCATCCAGGCCAAGTACCCGGTCATCGGCGAAGTCCGCGCGCTGGGCGCCATGATCGCCGTCGAGTGCTTCGAGAATGGCGACACCCACAAGCCGAACGCCGCTGCCGTCGCGCAAGTGATCGCAAAGGCCCGTGACAAGGGGTTGATCCTGCTGTCCTGCGGCACTTACGGCAACGTGTTGCGCGTGCTGGTCCCGTTGACCTCGCCGGACGAGCAGTTGGACAAAGGCCTGAAGATCATCGAAGAATGCTTCGCTGAAATTGCCTGA
- a CDS encoding HEPN domain-containing protein — protein MISYLVVRILDDKSFTLPSTLNFGSVELRSYSADTQYEVGAFEKSAAENGLDYEKHKVCARIATIVDCGNPSEAIHAADTRFLEVLDFKSMEYSISTIKTSRIGLIKDLSSGEITPITRTGFQPSLSFVMHNGSTQYVDATVYLLALKNELCDRYRRSLHWARNSKNETNPQLRILFLWFALEALLKADENDNCVESYVRLFLGFPNGQQQWIITASTKTQLESHPRYQYWKKQLIELVKEVRDFRNDSVHSGFRSMDFTKEKLELFSTIMICAVGRCQANVMQGLLNNLESLAEFKEYAVALFEDNQNLINDIHNNVIYFLDHPMTY, from the coding sequence ATGATTAGCTATTTGGTTGTGAGAATTCTGGATGACAAAAGCTTTACTCTTCCATCCACTTTAAACTTTGGCTCTGTTGAGCTTCGATCTTATTCGGCTGATACCCAATATGAAGTTGGCGCGTTTGAAAAGTCCGCAGCTGAAAACGGGCTTGACTACGAAAAGCATAAAGTATGTGCGAGGATTGCTACAATAGTGGATTGCGGGAATCCTAGCGAAGCCATACATGCTGCTGACACCAGATTCCTTGAAGTCCTTGATTTCAAGTCTATGGAGTATTCGATATCCACAATAAAGACGTCTCGAATTGGACTCATAAAAGACCTGTCATCCGGCGAAATCACGCCTATTACAAGAACGGGCTTTCAGCCATCTCTTTCGTTCGTGATGCATAATGGCAGCACACAATATGTTGATGCTACAGTTTATTTACTTGCACTCAAAAATGAGCTTTGCGACCGATATAGGCGGTCTTTACATTGGGCGAGAAATAGCAAGAATGAGACAAATCCTCAGTTGAGAATCCTATTTTTGTGGTTTGCCCTAGAGGCACTATTAAAGGCAGATGAAAACGATAATTGCGTAGAGAGCTACGTTAGGTTATTTTTAGGATTTCCAAACGGACAACAGCAATGGATAATAACGGCTTCAACTAAAACACAGTTAGAAAGCCATCCTAGATATCAATACTGGAAGAAACAGCTTATTGAGTTAGTCAAAGAAGTTCGAGATTTTCGGAACGACTCTGTCCATTCAGGATTCCGTAGCATGGACTTTACAAAAGAAAAACTTGAACTATTCAGCACGATTATGATTTGTGCTGTAGGTAGATGCCAGGCTAATGTGATGCAGGGCTTGCTAAATAATTTAGAAAGTTTAGCCGAATTTAAAGAATATGCAGTAGCTTTATTTGAGGACAATCAAAACCTCATCAACGACATCCACAACAATGTCATCTATTTTCTAGATCACCCCATGACCTACTAA
- the desA gene encoding delta-9 fatty acid desaturase DesA produces the protein MWNNGLLDLSVWQLVAVTLAMTHITIVGVTVYLHRYSAHRSLELNAGLKHFFRFWLWLTTAQNTREWTAIHRKHHAKCETVDDPHSPVIKGLSTVLRKGAELYRAEAENPETLRIYGKNCPEDWIERNLYSRYPLLGIAIMGVIDLALFGVIGITVWAIQMMWIPVWAAGVVNGLGHAVGYRNFECRDAATNLVPWGILIGGEELHNNHHTYPNSAKLSVKRWEFDMGWAWIKVFSWLRLAKVQRVAPIAHRVEGKGHLDMDTAMAILNNRFQIMAQYRKLVIAPLVAQELTKADASVRHQFRRAKRLLSREPSLLEDKHQARIQTMLEHSQALKVIYEKRLALQQIWAKTSSNGHDMLAAIKDWVHEAEASGIQSLRDFADQLKTYSLRPAHA, from the coding sequence ATGTGGAACAACGGTCTGCTCGACCTTTCTGTCTGGCAATTGGTCGCAGTCACCCTGGCGATGACACACATCACCATCGTCGGCGTCACGGTCTATCTCCATCGCTATTCAGCGCATCGCTCCCTGGAACTCAACGCCGGGCTCAAACACTTTTTCCGTTTCTGGCTGTGGCTCACCACGGCACAGAACACCCGCGAGTGGACCGCTATCCACCGCAAGCACCACGCCAAATGCGAAACCGTCGATGACCCGCACAGCCCGGTCATCAAGGGTTTGTCGACTGTTCTGCGCAAAGGCGCCGAGCTCTATCGCGCCGAAGCGGAGAACCCCGAGACCCTGCGCATCTACGGCAAAAACTGTCCCGAGGACTGGATCGAGCGCAACCTGTATTCGCGCTATCCCCTGTTGGGCATCGCGATCATGGGCGTGATCGATCTGGCGCTGTTCGGCGTCATCGGCATCACCGTCTGGGCGATCCAGATGATGTGGATTCCGGTGTGGGCGGCGGGCGTGGTCAATGGCCTTGGCCATGCGGTCGGCTATCGCAACTTCGAATGCCGCGACGCTGCCACCAATCTGGTGCCCTGGGGCATTTTGATCGGCGGCGAAGAGCTGCATAACAACCACCACACCTACCCCAACTCGGCCAAGCTGTCGGTCAAGCGCTGGGAGTTCGACATGGGCTGGGCGTGGATCAAGGTGTTCAGCTGGTTGCGTCTGGCGAAGGTACAGCGGGTCGCGCCAATCGCGCACCGTGTGGAGGGCAAGGGCCATCTGGACATGGACACGGCGATGGCCATCCTCAACAACCGTTTCCAGATCATGGCTCAGTACCGCAAGCTGGTCATCGCGCCGTTGGTCGCCCAGGAACTGACGAAAGCCGATGCCTCCGTACGTCATCAGTTCCGCCGCGCCAAACGCCTGCTTTCCCGCGAGCCAAGCCTGCTTGAAGACAAGCATCAAGCGCGCATCCAGACCATGCTGGAGCACAGTCAGGCACTCAAAGTGATCTACGAAAAACGACTGGCGTTGCAGCAGATCTGGGCGAAGACCAGCAGCAATGGTCATGACATGCTGGCGGCCATCAAGGACTGGGTTCACGAGGCCGAAGCCAGCGGTATTCAGTCGCTGCGTGACTTCGCCGACCAGCTTAAAACCTACTCGCTGCGGCCTGCCCACGCTTGA